Part of the Spinacia oleracea cultivar Varoflay chromosome 5, BTI_SOV_V1, whole genome shotgun sequence genome, TAAGTAGATTATATATGAGGATAATGCTAAAATCAACAACCATTGCGAAGACCTTAGCAAACTCCCAACACCTACGGTTCAGGGAAAAGAAATAGGTTACAGAATACTTTGAGATTACCAACATAACAAGACCCAAAAGAAGGTTGTCACTGAACCGAGCttcaaaaaaaagaaagggATACAATTTAAAAGGGAAGAAAATGAATAAACATCTAATAGTTAAAACAGCATCAGTTTTACAGCTATCTTCACAACATTTGGTAATTCAAAATAGCATCTCAAAATACTTGCCGAAGTGCATTTAAGTATTAAACAAAGCCAGACAAGCAGGAGTGTGACCAGAAAGATAACAGAGGAGATATTCGTGTAAGTTCCAGGCATCAGTAAATGATAATTAGAGAACCAGGATGGTTAGCACTTAGCAGAAAGTCAGAAACGAAATAAAGGAAGTATTCACTCAGTAAAAGTGCATCATAAATAGAGAATTTACGACCTGTTTCGGGATTTCCAGATAAAGTTATCACATTCCCTTAAGTACAGAAGATCCTTCGATTTGCAAACATACCTCCGCTTACAAAGAGTGGTGAAAAGatgatgaaaagaaaataagatATTAAAAAGGGTATTTTATCCATATTATGGTGAATCCAATTAGAGGGGGTTGGGACATGAGACTATTGATTCCGAACCAAGTGAGTATTTATTCAAAATACTTTATACAACAGAgggtatttactatttacttgGAAACATTGAAGGTCCCATGCTTCTAGCCCactcaaaataaaatatcacTAGTATAAATGAAATATCATTcaataacaaaacaaaatatGAAGTAAACAACAACAGGGCATGTGGTGCGGTATTTTTTTAGTATAGGTAGTGGGATGTGTGTCAAACTTTTAAAGGGGTATGGGAGTGGGGATGGGGGTAGTGGaactttttaatgttttttttagggAGTAGGGATGTAGGTGGGTCCTTGGGTAAGTGAGaaattgatataatattaataaaagttttCACTTTTAGAAACGTCGCAACAAATCCTGACAGCCTTATAAGGAAAAcgtttcaagtattccgggacggaggaaaTAAACAACAGGGCATGTGGCATGATTCTCGCCTTGGGTGCGAGAGGTCCCAAGTTCAATTCTGGAATGCCCCCTTACTTTCTTTTTCACTGTATTTCTATTGCAAAAGAAAAAGTTGTATCTGATGTTGAATTTGTTATCCAAGTATTCACAAGGTAATGCCCCACACGCAGATAAATCCACATGATATGTCTGACAAACAGTGgcaaatttttgttttgtttcaaGACATTGATACTGCAGACATGCATTGCAAGAGTTATACATTTCTACACTAACGGAATATAATATGGAGAAGAGGTAAGAACTAGATGACTAGATGAGACAACATCCCAACCACTTCAGGTTGATTAGGAAaggatttttctttttaaattcaTAGTTGAAAGACattaaacaaaacaataaaGTATCAACAACAGCAGGGCATTGGTATAGTGGTATGATTCTTGCTTTGGGTGCAAGAGGTCCTGAGTTCATTACTCGAATTTGCCACTAAATCCCTTATTATTAGAATACTTCTGAACCTAACTGATTTTTATAGGTCATTCAGATCTGGTAGTCAAACTACTAAGAATTGCTAGACAAAGGTAGAAAGAAATAGCCAGGGAACTAACCTTGCAGCATCTCAGCAGAAGTACAGAGTCCATCCACTGAAACTAGCTCATCCTGCGCCAACATATTGAAAACATGTCCAGGTATGTCAAAGTAGAATTGAAGAAGATCAGAGCACATAACAGCAACAACAGGGCTTTTGGTCTAGCGGTATGATTCTCACTCTGGGTGCAAGGGGTCCTGAGTTTGATTCTCAGAATGCCCCTGACGGCAGATAATTTGTGCTTTGAAGGTAAAAAGTTGCAGAGTGAAGATTCAGTTATCTCAACAAAACCGATCAAAAGCAACGAGAAAATTAGAACAACATTGTCTAAGCAAAAAGTTTATATAGGAACCAACAGAGTAGTTCGGATTACTAACAGGGCAACTAGCTTTACACAAACATCAACAACTCAGGTCTACTATAGACATTCTCTCCTTCATCCTCCAATGTGGGATAAGCAGCAACAAGAGCATCCTGTGCACCAATATAAAGCGAATTGTAAATCTTCCAGTAAACTTCTCTAACTTTCCTTGCTGGGTGAAACAAACCCTGTAAACAGTAATTCAGTACTGCAGCAGCACCAAGAGCAACTCTCATCCCTTCAATGGCTTCCGTAACAGCGTTAATAACGTGCGGTGAAGTTTCAAAGATATTAGGCCACACATAATTCATAAGGTGCACCAATGCATCTTCACAACCTAAACCTGCAACACCAAGAGCCATGTGTTTCACAGCAGAAGCTGCAGTTTGTCTGTGAACAAGATCCCTGTCCATAAGTGCATCTTCGAGAAGAGGGGTCACGGCATAGATATAATCCTTCCCCATTTCACCGATATACTCGAAGAGGAAAGAGAGAGATTTCAGAACACCGTTCTGTACGTTGAGTTCTGGAACACGGTATTCATTCATGAGGGCGGGTAAAACGGTGAAAGGTGAACACGTTTCAGCAACGATTGCAATGGCTACTGTTGTACAGACACGGTTCTGACGTTCTTGTACCTTGAGATTGTTTAGGAGAGTGGCTAACACATCTTGAGGTCCGATAGCTTTGGCAATGTACCCGAATGTGTTGACAGTGGCTCTTCTGATACCTTTCTTGTGAGCCTTGAGCATTTCCAGAAGTTCGAAGCATATCCTCATCCATTCTCGTGCAGGAACGAATTCTGCTCCACGATCCGCAATACGACCCACGAGATCGATGCAGTTTTCCTGCACTTTTTCATGTCTGTTCTTCAGAATTGGAGTTAACCTAGGAAGCAGATCTTTAATTGGAGGAGTCATCTTAGTCATACCAATGACATTAACAATGGCTTTGAGCGCTCCTAAGATTGAACCCAACACCTCGGGGTATTCTTCCCCGAGGTACTCGTATAAAACCACACCCAAGTGACCCATAAGCTGCTCCTCTCCGCACCCTTTCATGACCACAGCAATTCGGGAGATGAGATCCGCAGCCTGTTGTCTTACCTTTGCACTCTTGTTATTCAAACGCCACTTAATTGTACCACATATCTGAGGGAGATAAGGTTTGACCCTTTGGCCGAGGGCGTTAACCACAGCGCCGAAACCATTAAGCATGACATTGGCATCATCACTTGTCTGCTCTTGAAAAGCGTAAAGAATACCGTCAATTAGAAGCTCTTCTAAACGGGAATTAATATCAGATGCCCCCAAGTTAGTCACAACTTTCTCTATTGTTTCCATCACCATACGCCTATAGGGTTCACTCTCGTCTTTAAGATCCTCCACTATCCTACCCACTATGTCAGCAACGCCGACCTTGTTTGCAATCTCTACCGTGGTTTCCACAAGCTGTTTGTAGTTTCTCCTGTCCAGTGCCATTCTCCTAACCCAGAAGTTCTTAAAGAACTCTGGAAGAATATCACTTCTAATGTAATCAGCCTCTACACCTTCGGTGCTAACACACTGTTTAACCACTTTCAGAACAATCTTCTTCATTTCTTCATCTGGTGACTGGAACTCTCGAATTAAAATGAACATGACTTCTTTCGTATAGTAGCTAGCATAGAGAGCATCCATCAATGGGATGATGAAACCAATTGACTTCAGGAACGCGGCCAAGACCTTCCCACGGTGTGATCTGATACCTTTCCACAAAGGTTTCAACACAGAGTCAAAACTCTCTATACCATATGGAGCAGAAGCCTCGGCTAGAGCTGCCAGAGACAGCGCCGTAATTGTTCTGACCTTTTGATTCTCGTCATTGAGACCATGTTCAATAATTTCTACCAAAGATCTCAAGTGTGGCAACACGGCACAACCAATCAAAATGGCTATCTGTTGAACAATCTTAATACCTGTGTGTCTGGCTTGCCATGACTTCTTACTTTGACACACGGCCTTCAAAAATGGCAGAAGAGCAGGAATACCTAGGGCTGAAGCCACAACACTAAAAGCCCTTGCAGTTGTATTCCTCACATACTCATCGATATTGTCAATATCtggtctcatagcagcaatcatAGTGGCCAATCCAGCAGCTTTGCTCAAGTTTGAAATAATTTCTCTCCCCTCAACCCGAGCATAGTAGTCTTCATCAATTAAGAGTGGCTCAATAACAACAAGAATCTTGTGCACGAAAG contains:
- the LOC110782993 gene encoding uncharacterized protein, which codes for MASLDPEIAKTQEERKKMEQELASLSSLNYDTELYGNNAREDYVQSIPVDDDEDNADVMDNEVARKLASYTAPKSLLKEMPGAGADYDDGLRKPQRIIDREDDYRRRRLDRVISPARHDAFAMGDKTPDVGTRTYAEVMREEALKREKEETLRLIAKKMKEEEEQKKNMGEEKGAGGGDVAAQAQSSLKRRNRWDKAQDKEPDESIAKKAKSSSDWDMADSTPGIGRWDATPTPGRLGDATPSARRNRWDETPTPGRSNDSDATPTAGGVTPGATPAGTWDATPKITGMATPTPKRQRSRWDETPATMESATPMAGATPSGAMTPGVTPLGGADMATPTPNLRGPITPEQYNLMKWEKDIEDRNRPLTDEELDSMFPPEGYKILDPPNSYVPIRTPARKLLATPTPMGTPLYQIPVEDRGQQFDVGKEPANGLPFMKPEDYQIFGKLLNEENEDELSPEEQKERKIMKLLLKVKNGTPPQRKTALRQLTDKAREFGAGLLFNQILPLLMQPTLEDQERHLLVKVIDRVLYKLDELVRPFVHKILVVIEPLLIDEDYYARVEGREIISNLSKAAGLATMIAAMRPDIDNIDEYVRNTTARAFSVVASALGIPALLPFLKAVCQSKKSWQARHTGIKIVQQIAILIGCAVLPHLRSLVEIIEHGLNDENQKVRTITALSLAALAEASAPYGIESFDSVLKPLWKGIRSHRGKVLAAFLKSIGFIIPLMDALYASYYTKEVMFILIREFQSPDEEMKKIVLKVVKQCVSTEGVEADYIRSDILPEFFKNFWVRRMALDRRNYKQLVETTVEIANKVGVADIVGRIVEDLKDESEPYRRMVMETIEKVVTNLGASDINSRLEELLIDGILYAFQEQTSDDANVMLNGFGAVVNALGQRVKPYLPQICGTIKWRLNNKSAKVRQQAADLISRIAVVMKGCGEEQLMGHLGVVLYEYLGEEYPEVLGSILGALKAIVNVIGMTKMTPPIKDLLPRLTPILKNRHEKVQENCIDLVGRIADRGAEFVPAREWMRICFELLEMLKAHKKGIRRATVNTFGYIAKAIGPQDVLATLLNNLKVQERQNRVCTTVAIAIVAETCSPFTVLPALMNEYRVPELNVQNGVLKSLSFLFEYIGEMGKDYIYAVTPLLEDALMDRDLVHRQTAASAVKHMALGVAGLGCEDALVHLMNYVWPNIFETSPHVINAVTEAIEGMRVALGAAAVLNYCLQGLFHPARKVREVYWKIYNSLYIGAQDALVAAYPTLEDEGENVYSRPELLMFV